gccaaacaaaaaaatacgggtctaattattttggccaaggaacccccagaaaaattttgagcccgatcggagaactttttttcggtttaggctcttttcaattGGAATTGaaatgttacagattttcgaatatttacttaccatttttgtatcaaaagctgccaaaattgtatggaaacttgtatgggtgaaaaaaattgcttctttggtgatagggaaagcccccacaaagtttgagccaaatttaaaaaatataagtagaatccatttccgggtttgaTGGAGAAATGCtctccttttttttaatttaagatggcggcaaaattagtgtgatgaaattttgagaaaatgcattttataactTCTAAATCAATCAACAATCATGATTCGATTAAATATTTACTGAGATGCCAGCATTTTCAATTCTAGTGtaaggggaaatatgcccattttaagccaaataagcggtcgtgtttgaatgatgctggataatctggagtgttccttgaaatttactaaaaaccaAGTActccaacgagtagagcaactttttgtgaacatttctgtttattttcacttttattaaaagttatgctactccttttacaagcatttaaaaaaaatatttcaaaaatgcattctaatcagtcgagtgcattgggccacgcccatttttctatttccagcttagttctttttttcttccagcgctcttttgggtctgcttagtgctgccaaaattgatgaaattttaagcgaacactcacgaaaagaagCATTTaaagagaaagtttcctggcatcactggctcaatccaacaggcgctgctggtggtgttggaggccaccctttgttctttatttgccttcgcttctcgctcggttttcttcagccttcgattggaatgggtggtcaaaattgaaacgtcagaagacttagcgcgtttgtttttttatggcgcttgcaaattatttacatgtttcgggattatttttcaagtgagtgactatctaatgtgcaaaagaacatgttgccggtagttgaaagcaattttatatctaaagcgctttgaaatcgttagcgcaagtaaaaagatattgatggcgactttcgttaagcagttaacctctgatcttgcgtgtggatgtgggtgccaccaaaatgatgagaaatggtctcgcaaaatagaaattatgatcaaaagtgcattaaattcgatttttttggccagtaaatggcataaatttgcgtgcttactcgaggcggtgctgttgctggtaagttcaaagcctaaatagtgtttttggagctttaatcgagcatcaaactctccatgtgatgaagataggtgtttgattagaaagcgtatatttcccctatttgggTCTTTACCATAAATCGATTTTCGAATCGAAAAatcaagtgattttttttaaccgttTTCCACCGTCTTCTTTAAGTTGCCAATGACTCTTCAGGTTAATCTCGGATCGCTTTacactttttgacaaaattaaagAGCGTTCAATTTTAGATTAGAATCTCTCACTTGACGAAATttggacaaaaacaaaaaaaaaacgccaccttccgaaaaaaaaaatttcgcttttctttaaacatttttttaaatttctaaagaaACTTCCACGCTATACAGCGAAGCGACCCCGCAACCTCAACCGATTGGGCAAAACTGCTTATTTTTCTTAAGGATTTGAGCCAAGAGCCCCGACAACACCTCCAGACTTGTATAaacgaaccaatgacgcaaaatgccttctttggtcatagggaaagctTATTCAAAGTTTAggacaaattaaaaaagaagatggttgaaattttggaaaattgttcaCATGCCATCTGAATCATATGAAATGATTTGATATACTATAGCCCACCGTGATCTTGACGATCTTGCAACACTGTTGTCAGTTATGTTGAATTCAGTTTGAAGTTACTTGCATAATCACCTTTTTTCTACATCACCGGAAAGcgttttgaaatagttttctTATATGACATCCTGGCCATGCGAAATTAGTGTTAGTTTTACACTTGTTAAGAAATTTAGAGTAAAGTTGTCTTGATTTACCCGATAAACCAACCGCCTGATACAGCATAAACCCCAACAATGTTCCAACCAACAGCAAGTGACATTTTTTGCTACCCCTCGCGCATTTGTTAGACCCCGGGGGACTTCCCAAAAGCTTTATGAataatttttacatatttttgacaACCGAGGAAAAAATgtcataatttataaaatttatttcacaattCTGGCGCGCAGCCCCAAATCGTACACCCAGAAGAGCCTGCCAGAGCGGATGGAAATTAAATTAGTctgggatgctgctgctgccgctgatGTCTCTGTCATATATGCATCGCGCAAAAGTTGCATCTCCAAATCACTGGTGGCCCGTCGTCGTCGGTCAGCGACAATCAATTCAAACGACGACGACCTGTTGGCGACCCGACTCTCAGGTGGTCAATTGAGCCGTCTACCGGGCGAGCGACCGTGACAGTCGTTTCCTTCTGTTTTTATGCGCCCCAAAATGGTCCCATTTGGGGGCCTCCATCGATTGACGGGTAACgtctaaattttcatattttgtgacGGTTATTATTCATAAATGGAGTTTCGAGCACCCAGGTTATTTCTAAACGTGATGGGTGAGCTTTTGCGGTGCAGTTTTGTGGCATAAGTTTGCGACAAGTATTGCATTTTTCAGATATGAGAGATTTTGCTTAAGCCATAATGGCGGCTGCTATAAAGTGGCTTATGACAGCTGTTTAGGCTTAAGATATTAATTAGAATTAGAACCCCTGGATTGTGGATCACGTTTGTGATATAGGTCGTCTCCCTTTAACAAGTGCGCTTTCTTATCTTTCTATTGTACCTACTGATAAAAGGCACGATCGATGGCGATCGGTCAGTTGCCACGCACACTACCTTTAGCTTGACCCGTGATATCGCGAGAATACCAGAGCAGCTTTAGAAGTGTACCGACCACGCGCGCAAGAACATCTACGCGATCCTCGATCAGTGTCGTTCGACACCAAATAAAACTAGTGGTTTGCCCCAATAAAACGTGTTTTGCGCAATAAAGTGTAGTTTATCGTAAACGCCGCGTGTGTTGGATTTTTTGGCCCGAAAAGGGTGAAACTGGGGTTGAAAACCCCTCGAAGACCGTCTTCATCGTGAGCACgtgcgtgtgccggaaaacgaACGTCTCCGCCGATCCGAACGACGTCGTCCGCTTGCGTCCTCCCCAGCTGGTCCGCGGTAAGAACTGTACATTTTGTGGTCCTTCGAGCCGGATGTCGAAGGGCATCCGGGGACCAAAGACCGCTGGACAGGAGTGACGCCGCGGGAAAAGCGCGTCGCGAACAATAGGCTCGCATCGGACAAAAGTGACCCGCGAACGGGACGCGTGCGAGTGTGAACAATAGGGGTGCGCGAAAAAAGTGTGTTGAAGAAGAATACGCGGCGGCAAGGCCGCGCCGCGAGGAAATCGCCATTGCTGTTGGCGGCCACGCGTTCCAGTGGAAATCATCGATCGCCGCGTCGATCGCCGTGTCGCTGACGCCGGCTCGAAGCTGGTGTGGAGGAGGAACGAGATCAGCGTGAGAGTAGCAGTTTGGCAGAAACAGGACTAGATTAAGAGCATGAACTTTGGTTGGTTTtggtgtagggaggttttgcaTGCGACCTGTGGCACGTCAAGCATGAGACGTACGCTGGAGAATTAGATGGTTTGAACAGTGGATCGTGTACAATTTTGCGAATAAATAAACGACAACTTCAATTGAAACTCCGTTTGCCTGCACATTTCTTGGAAAGCTACTAGTCCTTGAGATTGGGTTCTCCAGATTGATGGTCTTGGGTTCTGCTGGCAATTTTTGGCTTGATGTTCGCTGGGTCGGTTCCCCTTCGCTACAGTCTGATTATCTGTTGTTCTGTCATTCTGTCAATCGTGGGACGTTGAGTAGAATCGCGGTCGTGTTCCGGTCGTGCTGTTTCCGGTCGGAGCGTTCCAGTCGGAGATTTGCGGTAGAAAGTGTAGCAGAAAAGTGgacttaaaaatcaatcaatcagtGCTCAAAGTGCCAATAAAAACACAACTTGTTTTTTCGTAGACTACAGTGAAGTTTTCTTGGCCTTGTGATAAATGTTCAGTGTCTAGtcaaaacacaatttgttattttacGTACCAGACGAAAAGTGTGCAAAAATGAGTGAGCTTAGAGATTTGAGGAAGCAAGAACAGCAGCTGCGGAACACTCTCGAATCCGTAAGCCAGTTCAAGAACAACTACAAACCGGAAGTGCATGCTGGTGAACTTGTGACTAGGATCGAGATGTTGGATGCAGCGATGAAGAAATTTTACGTTGTGCGAAGGAAAATTGAGCTGATTCTTGAGGAGACTGATGAAGAGGAAGtggtggctgtgaaggagactCCGGAGGAAAAGAAGGCACGCCTGTCTGTACGCACTGATGAACGTAATGCTGAGAATGCGCACATATCCAAGGAGGTTGAAGACATGTACTGTAACTTGAAGTCTTCCCTAAAAGCTCTGCTGCCGAAGCCAGTGGAGTCAAAAGTGGACGAAACTCAGCAGAACGTCCCCGTACAGCAGCACACCAACGCACTGTCTCACGTGAAGCTACCGGAAATTAAGCTGCCCAGCTTCGGAGGTGAACTTTGCGAATGGGTCACGTTTCGAGATATGTTCCTGAGTTTGATTCACAACAACGATCAGCTCACAGAAATGGACAAATTTAGCTATCTTCGTTCTTCGCTGTTCGAAAAGGCGTTGCTGGAGATTGAGACGGTCAAGATGTCCTCCGAAAACTACTCTATTGCGtgggatttgctgcagaaaaaaTACGAGCACAAAAAGCTCATCGTGAAGGCTCATCTTGACGCGTTGGTTGCTCTAGAACCGATGAAAAAGGAGAGTTACAATGCGTTGAATCACCTCATCAGCGAGTTTGACCGAAACCTTCAAATGCTGGACAAAATCGGGGAGAACACTGCACAGTGGAGTACCGTTCTGGTGCACATGGTGTGTTCCAGATTAGATCCTGCCACTATCCGTCACTGGGAAAACCATCACAAGTCCAAAGAGGTGCCCAAATACACGGATTTGGTCGAGTTCTTAAGAAGCCAGTGCTCGATTCTCCAGGCGGTCAAATCCAACAACCCTGAGGTGAAGAAGCAGAAGTTTACAACAGGTCACGCGTTTGTGCAGTCCaagcaacaacatcaacaacaacagcgtAGGTGTCCGTTCTGTAAGGAGTATCCCCATTCAGCGTTTAGGTGCCAGAAGTTTCAGCAAATGACTGTCCAAGAACGTTACGAAGCAGTCAAGCGAAACGGGCTGTGCTTAAACTGTTTGTCGCCGTTGCATCTGATTCGGAACTGTACAAGTGGGAGCTGCAGGCATTGTAGGCAAAAGCATCATACTATGCTGCACATCGGATCAACAAATGGTGGAGCAGCATCAGCGGTGCAGCATAACGGTTCCTCCGTCCCACCCTCACAGAATCGAACACAGAACAACACACAGACACAGCCAACTGGCCAAACCCAACACAACCAACCCACTCAGAACAACCGACCATCACAATCACTTTCCATGTCAAGCACAAATTCGCAAACACAACCACCTAACACCACAGGTCGCCCCTCCCTCTCGAACGCAATCGCATTATCGACTACAACCGAACAACCATACCGCCAAGTTCTGCTCTCAACGGCCGTAGTGCGTCTTACTGATCGCTACGGAAACACTCAGTACGCGAGAGCCTTGCTGGACTCTTGCTCGGAATACTGTTTCATCACGACGAACCTAGCCCAAAAGTTAAAGCTGGTCGAAGCTGCCAGCGGCCTGTCTGTCGCAGGCATCGGAGGTTCGGTGGTGCAGTCAACGAAGGTGGTAGAAGCAAAAGTATTTCCGCGATCTCTGCGTATCTCGCCGTACTCGGAGAACATTCAGCTGCACGTGCTGCCGAAGCTCACGTCTAGACTTCCAACTGAGAAGATCAACGTGCAACAGCTGAACATTCCGGATGATCTCATGCTCGCGGACCCCGAGTTTTACAAGCCTGGTCCGATTGACATCATCTTAGGCGCAGAGTTCTACTACGATCTACTGGCGGATGGAAGATTGAAGCTCTCAGACGAAGGACCCACACTTCAGCATACCGTGCTAGGTTGGGTTGTTTCCGGCAGGATTCCCAGCAGCTACAGCAACATTCCGAAAACGCTTGCGTATTCCTGTCACAACGTCGACCTACGAGAGCTAGTCAGCAGATTTTGGGATTTGGAGTCTTGCAACACCCGGAGCGCACACTCCGTAGAGGAGTCGATGTGCGAGGAGATTTTTGCGAAAACAACAGTTCGAGATGCAGAAGGCAGATTTGTAGTTCAGCTGCCGAAGAAGGATTACGTGATGGAAAGATTAGGAGACTCCAAGGACATCGCCCTGAAACGGTTGGAAGGCATGGAACGTCGGTTCGCAGTGAACAACACGCTGAAAACACTGTACACCGAGTTCATTCAGGAATATCTAGCCATGGGACACATGGTGGAAGTGCCAGAGGATGATACTGCTCAGCGCACGTACTTTCTCCCTCACCACGCCGTATTAAGACCGGAGAGCACAACAACAAAACTCAGAGTCGTCTTTGACGCCTCTTGCCGCACAACTACGGGTGTTTCGCTGAACGACGGACTGATGGTTGGACCAGTCGTCCAGGACGATCTGTTGCCGATCATTCTACGGTTCCGTTGCTGGAAGTACGCGCTGGTTGCGGATGTAGCGAAAATGTATCGTATGGTGCGGATGGACGAAGCAGATCAACCTCTTCAACGGATTTGGTGGCGTGACAACCCTAGCGATCCAGCCAAGGCCTACCAGTTGACCACAGTAACCTATGGCACTGCGTCGGCGCCTTACTTGGCCACCAAATGTCTCCAGCAGCTATCCGTAATCGGACAAGAAAGCCATCCCTTGGCGGCGAAAGTCGTTGGGAGAGATTTTTATGTTGATGATCTTCTGTCGGGAGCAGCAACCATCGACAACGGAATAGCGCTCGTCGAGGAACTTGTGGATCTTCTGGACACGGTGGGTTTTACCCTACGAAAGTGGACTTCGAACAGTTCAGAGATTTTGGAAACCATTCCACCAGAGCTTAGGGATGAACGGAATATCTTGGAGTTGGATTCATCTTCGTCGTTCGTCAAAACTCTAGGATTGATTTGGGAGCCCGGCACGGACAGCTTCCGATTCAAGGCACCGAAGTGGAAATCGGAATCGCCAATCACCAAGAAGGTGGTTCTCTCGGACACCGCGAGCATTTTTGATCCAATTGGACTCATCGGACCTGTTGTCGTGCAGGCTAAAATATTCATCCAGAAGCTTTGGCAGGAGAAGTACGGTTGGGATCAAACC
This is a stretch of genomic DNA from Culex pipiens pallens isolate TS chromosome 1, TS_CPP_V2, whole genome shotgun sequence. It encodes these proteins:
- the LOC120413730 gene encoding uncharacterized protein LOC120413730, yielding MSELRDLRKQEQQLRNTLESVSQFKNNYKPEVHAGELVTRIEMLDAAMKKFYVVRRKIELILEETDEEEVVAVKETPEEKKARLSVRTDERNAENAHISKEVEDMYCNLKSSLKALLPKPVESKVDETQQNVPVQQHTNALSHVKLPEIKLPSFGGELCEWVTFRDMFLSLIHNNDQLTEMDKFSYLRSSLFEKALLEIETVKMSSENYSIAWDLLQKKYEHKKLIVKAHLDALVALEPMKKESYNALNHLISEFDRNLQMLDKIGENTAQWSTVLVHMVCSRLDPATIRHWENHHKSKEVPKYTDLVEFLRSQCSILQAVKSNNPEVKKQKFTTGHAFVQSKQQHQQQQRRCPFCKEYPHSAFRCQKFQQMTVQERYEAVKRNGLCLNCLSPLHLIRNCTSRPSLSNAIALSTTTEQPYRQVLLSTAVVRLTDRYGNTQYARALLDSCSEYCFITTNLAQKLKLVEAASGLSVAGIGGSVVQSTKVVEAKVFPRSLRISPYSENIQLHVLPKLTSRLPTEKINVQQLNIPDDLMLADPEFYKPGPIDIILGAEFYYDLLADGRLKLSDEGPTLQHTVLGWVVSGRIPSSYSNIPKTLAYSCHNVDLRELVSRFWDLESCNTRSAHSVEESMCEEIFAKTTVRDAEGRFVVQLPKKDYVMERLGDSKDIALKRLEGMERRFAVNNTLKTLYTEFIQEYLAMGHMVEVPEDDTAQRTYFLPHHAVLRPESTTTKLRVVFDASCRTTTGVSLNDGLMVGPVVQDDLLPIILRFRCWKYALVADVAKMYRMVRMDEADQPLQRIWWRDNPSDPAKAYQLTTVTYGTASAPYLATKCLQQLSVIGQESHPLAAKVVGRDFYVDDLLSGAATIDNGIALVEELVDLLDTVGFTLRKWTSNSSEILETIPPELRDERNILELDSSSSFVKTLGLIWEPGTDSFRFKAPKWKSESPITKKVVLSDTASIFDPIGLIGPVVVQAKIFIQKLWQEKYGWDQTLAEDHRNYWLEYRRNLMALDTLRIPRWIGFSGCLASVQFHGFCDASQQAYGACLYLRAVQVDGLITLHLITSKSRVAPLEDLARKKKKRDITLLELSAALLLCHLYDLVRRSIQQEIRAFFWTDSMIVLCWLASLPSRWKPFVANRVSEIQHVTVDGVWSHIAGVDNPADIISRGCTPAELLYKPEWYGRLQYLLLKQEQWPKLGNRAPESELALKEERPTVSLPARARPPNELFSLRSNYHELIRLVAWVRRFAHNTRRTNRDCRRTGELSHVELREALTFLIRVAQTESFPEEVADLTKKKPIQPSSKLLALNPRLIDGVMRVGGRLTNAPVPESRKHPIILHHQHPFTKIVMSYYHWMLYHAGQQLLIAAVRGMYWPTNIRSLARQTIHRCVDCFKTKPRVHEQLMADLPSVRVCPAAAFQKVGVDFCGPFYIRYPIRRSVPVKCFVAIFVCLVTKAVHMEVVADLSTQAFLAAFKRFVAIRGKPQLVMCDNATNFVGANRELQKQLLDQLAQHTIVRTAEEDGIEFKFIPPRSPNFGGLWEAAVKSFKAHFRKTIGSRTLTYDELHTVVQQIAAILNSRPLTPLSNDPDDFDALTPGHFLTGRPLAAVPEPDLQEIPENRLALWQRTQAFVQQIWRKWKTEYLSNLQNRTRWTKQRDNIKIGTMVLLKEDNLPPLKWKLARVVAVYKGSDDNIRVVTVRTQDGKFDRSISKICVLPIQDNIDEAADEN